A single region of the Rattus rattus isolate New Zealand chromosome 8, Rrattus_CSIRO_v1, whole genome shotgun sequence genome encodes:
- the Sln gene encoding sarcolipin, which produces MERSTQELFINFTVVLITVLLMWLLVRSYQY; this is translated from the coding sequence ATGGAGCGGTCTACCCAGGAGCTGTTTATCAACTTCACAGTTGTCCTGATCACTGTGCTCCTTATGTGGCTCCTCGTGAGGTCCTACCAATACTGA